A stretch of the Gracilinanus agilis isolate LMUSP501 chromosome 4, AgileGrace, whole genome shotgun sequence genome encodes the following:
- the LOC123244312 gene encoding taste receptor type 2 member 10-like: MQKHVEKILLVLIVGEFVIGVLGNGFMALVNCIDWVKSKKLSTSDLILVVLGISRIGLLCLIKWDSFLFIFFLDRTEDEYQNLIRDLFWIITHISSVWFATSLSIFYLLKIANFSHPFFFWLKWRINQVVHILMVGPLFISVSYESIKLVEIYSAWTLSRKENERNESQEVQMNRKHYFIEQIGINILNIPPFILSIISCFLLLYSLWRHSQKMQLKVKTSRDPSIEAHERAMKAMLSFLIFLLFYYIGIFLTYKNFSKLISMFGMTLMSLYPTGHSLILILWNSKLKRAALLVWRQMKCCLKFNKS; the protein is encoded by the coding sequence ATGCAAAAACATGTAGAGAAAATCCTGTTGGTTCTGATAGTTGGAGAGTTTGTAATTGGGGTTCTAGGGAATGGATTCATGGCACTGGTGAACTGCATTGACTGGGTCAAGAGTAAGAAACTATCAACTTCTGATCTCATCCTGGTTGTCCTGGGCATCTCCAGAATTGGTCTATTGTGCTTGATTAAATGGGATAGttttctattcatattctttttggATAGAACAGAAGATGAGTACCAAAATCTTATTAGGGATTTATTTTGGATAATTACCCACATTTCAAGTGTTTGGTTTGCTACCTCTCTCAGCATTTTCTACTTACTAAAGATTGCCAACTTCTCCCATCCTTTCTTCTTCTGGCTGAAGTGGAGAATCAATCAAGTGGTCCACATACTTATGGTGGGGCCCTTATTCATCTCTGTATCCTATGAATCCATAAAGTTAGTGGAAATTTACTCTGCTTGGACTCTTagtagaaaagagaatgagagaaatgaaTCTCAAGAGGTCCAAATGAATAGAAAGCATTACTTTATTGAACAGATTggaataaatattctaaatattcctCCCTTCATTCTTTCTATCATATCCTGTTTCCTGCTACTTTACTCCTTATGGAGGCACTCCCAGAAGATGCAGCTCAAAGTCAAGACCTCCAGAGACCCCAGCATAGAGGCCCATGAAAGAGCAATGAAAGCCatgctttccttccttatctttttactATTCTATTATATCGGCATCTTCCTCACCTACAAGAACTTCTCAAAGCTGATTTCCATGTTTGGTATGACATTAATGTCCCTTTATCCCACAGGACATTCACTGATACTGATTCTGTGGAACAGCAAGCTAAAACGTGCTGCCCTATTGGTGTGGAGGCAGATGAAATGCTGTCTGAAATTCAATAAATCCTGA